The following nucleotide sequence is from Vibrio sp. VB16.
AGCGCTAACCACGCTCGAATAGATTGTATGACCAATATGTCGGCTAAACGTGTAATCACAGCTTCCCCACCAACATTCGCATGTTTTGCTTCTTCCGCGAGCATAGACATGGTGCTGTGAATAACGTGATGATAGTCACTTTGACCAGTATCAATCTTAATAAAATGGGGCATCAACGCTAATAACCTGCAGGCAATTGGATGATCAAAACTGACTGCGCCACAAATCAGCACGGTTTGCTCGCCTTTCCCACCGTACGACAGAACCTCATAGTGGTCGCTTAACGATTCTATTGGTAACTCTAATAAGGGAACACGACAGGATGTGGCATGGTCGAAAATACAGTGACCCAAACCATGAGGTACCATAACGAAATCGCCTTCTGAAAGAGACGTCTTTTCTCCCTCTACTTCAACGTAGCAATGTCCGTGGACTACAATATGAAACATGAGCGATTGGTCTATCGCCGGCATTTCCATCCCCCAAGGCGCCGTGAGCTCTGAACGGGTATAAAATACGCTATTCATTTTAAGCAGGTGAAAGATATCTCCTAGTGGGTCACCCGTCCTTCTATCTACAGACCGTTGAGAATTTCTAACCTTCTGTATTGCAAATGATTCTAAGTTGTCCGCCATAGTCAAACACTCATTCCGTACGATTAATCAACAATAGCGTATTAATTGCAATCATTCATCCTATTCATTCCATTACACTGAACTCGTCAATTAAATAACGAGGCAAGAAACATGAATGAATCTAACGCACCAATCCTAGTCATCGGTGGCACGGGTAAGACAGGTAAACGAGTTGTACAAGGTTTACACGAAAAAAGACTCAATGTACGAGTGGGCTCTCGCTCAGGGCATCCTGCATTTGACTGGGACGACACAGAGACGTGGGAAGCGGCTCTACACGGTGTCAAGGCTGTCTATTTAACTTATTTCCCAGACCTTGCGGTATCTCAAGCACCATCAGCCATTCGCCGTTTCTGCAAAATAGCAAAAAGCGCAGGTACTGAACATATCGTTTTGTTGTCTGGTAGAGGCGAACCTGCCGCACAACATTGCGAGCAAATTGTCCAAGACTCAGGAATGGATTGGACGATAATTCGGGCTAGTTGGTTTAATCAAAACTTTAATGAAGGTGCATTTAATAGCATGGTTGAGGCGGGTGTAATGGCGCTGCCTATAGATAATATTGGCGAACCCTTTATTGATGCTAATGATATTGCTGATGTTGCTTTAAGTGCCTTAACTGATCCCAAGCATAGAGGTCAATTATACGAAGTAACGGGTCCACGCTTGCTGACCTTTGCTGATGTCGCAGACGAGTTAACACAAGCTACTGGCAAAAAAGTGCGGTTTCTTGCTATATCAACAGAAACCTTTACCGAACAGTTGACCCTACAACAGGTTCCAAAAGAGACGATCGGTATGTTGCTCTTTTTGTTTAAAGAAGTACTCGATGGTCGCAACGCGACGGTATGCGACGGTGTTGAACGAGCTCTTGGAAGACCTGCGACCGATTTCTCAGTGTATGCCGCCAATCTGCCAAAAACAGGCCATATCTAAACACGGAGACAGAACATGTCACATCATCTGGTCATTGCTCTCTATATTTTTTCAGCGGTATCGACAGGGTTGTTGGCAGGTATTTACTTTATTTTTTCAAATACCGTAATGCCCGCATTAGCGGGCATGGCGACAACTTCAGCTGCTGAAGTCATGCAACGCATAAACCGCCTCATTTTGAATCCGCCTTTTTTGGTCTTATTCATGGGCTCCGCATTCACAAGCTTGCTGCTCATTGGCTTAAGTTTATTTGGTTTAGGATTACCAGACAGTACCTTGGGTATATTTGCAGCAGGGCTGACTATGACTACTTTTTTCTCCACTATCGGGGGCAATGTTCCCCTAAACAACTTACTCGAAGGCACCAGCTTGCACTCTATTTCATTAGACAAGACATGGTTGCATTACCTCAGTAAATGGATAAAGTGGAATCACTTGCGCGCATTGTTGAGTTCTATTGCAACCATTCTCTATTCTCTTGAACTCGCACGGTTAGCGTTCTAACACTGGAAGCTCATTATATAACTCCCTTTTCCCCAATTCAAAAAAGGAATGTTTGACTCATGAAATGCAAACTTGTTGATGTCTTTGCACACAAAAAGCTCACAGGAAATGGTCTCACTATTTTCTATGATTTTGACTCATTGACTAAACATGAAATGTTGGTTCTTACACGCGAGATGAAGCAATTTGAATCTATATTCCTATCGAAAAGAGCGAAAGATGGGTCTTTTCGTGCACATATTTTCACTGTAGATGAGGAGCTCGATTTTGCCGGGCACCCATTAATCGGGTTGGGCGCTCATTTACATGAAGAGTACGGTACAAATAACCTTCATACGTGGGACATAGAATTAAACCAACAGCATGTGGAACTGACTTCAAAACCCTATGCTGACTATTATCAAGTGACCATGGATCAAGGTAAGCCTTTTTTTATTCAAGAATATAGGAACGATGAACTCGACGAGATTATTACGGCGATGAGTTTAAGACAGGCGGATATCGCGCCCTATCCTCTCGAAGTCATTTCAACAGGCTTGCCTTACCTAGTCGTACCGATAGTCCGTGGAATAGAGGATGCTCGTATTGTGGTTAATAATTTTGAAGCACTGTTAGAAAAACATGGTGCAAAGTTTGCCTATATTCTTGATATAAATAATTTTGAAGGGCGGACTTGGGATAACCAAGGCAATGTTGAAGACATCGCTACTGGCAGCGCCGCCGGTCCTTCCGCAGCTTTTCTCTTTAAACACAAACTGGTATCAGGTAAACAATCATTCACGTTATCTCAGGGCCGATTTTTAGAACGCCCAAGCAAGATAGGGATCAACTTGATAATAGATAGCGACACCATTAGTAATATACTGGTCCATGGGCAAGTCTGTAAAATTGCTAATATTGAGTTTGTTTAATAAGAGAAACGATCAACGTTACTCGTTGATCTAGCATTTTTGTAGGGTTGCAGACTTCTAACGATAATCTAACGCAGCACACTTATCACCTTGCCCTGCTCACTGGTTTGACACTTTACATTGAGATGCCCATGTGGGGGTTAACAATAAACCCCGCAATTTTATCTAACCCGATCTCTTGCTCCGCAGCACCCAACTTTATCGCTTCTTTGGGCATGCCATACACAATGCTTGATTGTTCATCTTGGGCTGCTGTATATCCACCTGCATCGCGTAATTCTTTTAATCCCTTTGCACCATCATCACCCATTCCTGTCATTATAATACCTGTCGCATTACGCCCTGCAGCTGTGGCTACCGAACGAAACAGAACATTCACCGAGGGTCGGTGACGACTCACTAAAGGGCCACCTTTCACCTCGACACGATATTGTGCGCCATTGCGTCTTAATAACAGATGCTTTCCTCCAGGGGCAATTAATACCAAACCAGGTATTACACGGTCATTATTTTTGGCTTCACACACCGTGACCTGACATAAACTATTAAGGCGCTGTGCAAACGAAGCGGTAAATGCCTCGGGCATATGTTGCACAATCACAATTCCTGGTGATGTTTTGGGTAAACGCGTAACAACATGCTCAATCGCTTGTGTACCTCCCGTGGATGCACCAATGGCGACAACTCGATCCGTTGTCTCGTGTAACGGCGCACTCACTAACTGTACGGCGCTATAGTTGCTTTCTATTCTCCCAATATTTGCTTGAGCAGCACCTTGAATTGCGTCGCGCATTAAGATAGCAGAATCTTCCAAAAAACCTTTCAAGTTCACGGTGGGCTTAGTGATTATATCCACGGCGCCTGCACTCATCGCGTCCATTACTACACTTGCCCCTTTAGTGGTCAGTGTTGAACAAATAACAACAGGTGTGGGCCTTTCATGCATCAATTTTTTTAGAAAAGTGATGCCATCCATACGTGGCATCTCGATATCCAATACAATCACATCGGGCCAATGTAGCGGTAGTTTTTTTTGTGCAAATATAGGGTCAGATGCAGAGCCAATCACATTAAAACCGTTAATATTAGTGAGCACATGTGTTAATACTTGCCGAACGACAGCAGAGTCATCAATGATGAATATATTGATATTATCCATTGTTTGTCTCTCCCATCTTTATGTCCAAAACTCACATTTATGATGAGCAAGTTGCTGACTCTCTTGCTCATGTTCTGAGATACTTTTATGCCAATAATCTTCTTCTTCTTTTTGTAGAGCAAGTTCAGATAAATAGGTGATTTTCTTCATATACACGGCATAATCGTCTCCGAAGAAATGGATATTCATCCCATGTTTTCCACCCAAAGATGAACTCACCAATGGAATATTTTCACACAGTAAAAATTCATGGATAAACTCTACATTTACCGCGCCGACACTTTTTATTCCTGACCCTTCTTCCTTGAACTGTAAAACATCACCACCACCAAAGCACTTTGCTTTGAGATGTTTTTTTTCCGCACCTTTCATTAACATACCGTTTATCAATAACTCCATCGCATGTATCCCATAGCGGCCAGCTTGTGAGTTAATGACTACATGTTGAAATTGGTTATGCCTATAGGCAAGCAAAAAATGATTCATGCCAATCACCTTATTGACAGGGTCATATAGACAAGTCGCAACACAAGAACCTAATAATGTTGAGATCACCTCTTGTTCAGTACTAATATAAAACTCACCCGGTGAAATAATGATACGCCGAGTATGTTTAAAAGGTTGAATAATCATTTTTTTATATAAATAGAGGGTTGGATCATTTCAAGTTTATCCGTGACTCTAGTCAAAGTTTCTGAATGGCTTATAAAAAAGTGTCCGCCTGGTTTTAGGTTGTGAATCAAACGCTCAACCACCTCTTTTTTGGTCTTGTTATCAAAATAGATCAATACATTTCTTAAAAAAATGACATCAAATTTACCGACTTTTTGAGGGATATTTTGCATTAAATTTAATCGATGAAAACTCACCTTGTTACGTAATGCCGCATTAATACAAAACTGGCCTTGCTGTGTGCGTACTCCCTTCAAACAATATTTTTTCATCAAGTATGATTCTAATAGCTCTAAGCGCTCCATAAAGTAGACCCCTTTACTCGCTTTACTTAATACCTTCCGGTTAAGATCTGTGCCTAAAATATCCCACGATTTTCCAGCTGATTGTTCAGCCAATAACATCGCCAACGAGTAGGCTTCTTCACCTGATGAACTAGCGGCACTCCAAACTCTAAAATGCCCCTTTTTCCAGTCAGTCAGTATTTCATTATTAAAATACTCAAAGTGTTTCGGTTCTCTAAAAAAATAGGTTTCATTAGTGGTTAATATATCAACTAGTAGAAGAAGCTCTTCAGTATTTTCAGGGTGAGTAGCCAATTGAAAATATTGTTGATAACTATCAAAGTTATAGTAATTCACGCGACTTAATAAACGACTTCCCACCATTACTTTTTTTTCTGGTGAAAGTGCAATCCCTGCATGTTGATGGATAAATTGGCGGAATAATTCAAATTCCGCCACTGTTATCTGGATAATTATGTTCTCCCTACTCTGTTAATAAAAGTGATTCGCTACTCCTAGCGCTCTCACTTAGTTCAGCAAGCTCTTCAACCGAAAGAACACGAGTGATATCCAATAAAATAACAAACTTATCCTCAATTCGCCCCATTGCTTGAATAAACTCAACCCGTACATCGGTACCAAAAGTAGGGGCTGGTTGCCTATTTTCGATAGGGATATTGATGATCTCCTGTACTTGATCCACCAGCATTCCTAAGCTCTGTTTTTCATCACCACAAGAGACTTCAACCAAAATAATACAGCTGCGTTTACTGATTTCATTCACGCCGTGGCCCAGTCGTGCTGAAAGGTCAACCACAGGGACAACATTGCCCCTTAAGTTGATCACACCTCTAATGTAATCGGGAGTCATCGGCACACGGGTGATATTGGTGATCTCAATAATTTCTTTGACATCGCCAATATCAACTCCTAGATCATCTCCTGACACTGAGAAAGTCAGGTATTGTCCACTTGATGGTGCTTCACCTATCCCACTGTCAACCGCACCTTTTTCGCTGATGGCTAAACTATTCATAACATCTCCTCATCAGCTTAAAATTTCTCAAAATCTTGCTCGTTAATATTGAGCTCATTACGATCAGCATATTGAGTCGCAACGGTCTTGTTAGACACCACATTAATCCGCGTTGGACTCGCCACAACAGCGGAACCTTCTACCAATTTGAAATACGCCACGGCTTGTTGTAATTGCTCTGCTTGACCACTTAACTCCTCAGAAGTCGCTGCTAGTTCTTCTGAAGCGGCAGCATTTTGCTGTGTTGCTTTGTCAAGCTGCCCCATTGCTTCGCTGATTTGACGAATGCCCGTTGCCTGCTCACCTGATGAAGCACTTATCTCTTGTACTAAATCAGAGGTTTTCACAATATCAGGTACAACCTCGGTGATGAGTACGCCAGCTTTTTCTGCAATATCCACACTGTCACTTGCAAGTTCGCTGATCTCCTCGGCCGTCACACGGCTACTTTCCGCTAGTTTTCGTACTTCTGCGGCTACCACAGCAAAACCCTTACCATGTTCCCCTGCGGAAGCGGCTTCAATGGCGGCATTTAACGAAAGTAGATTGGTTTTGTAAGCAATGTCTTCAATCAAACGAATTTTTTTAGCGATATGTTTCATCGCCTTCACTGTTTCTGTTACTGCCATTGCGCCCTGTTTAGCATCTTCAGATGATGAGGTTGCCATTTTTTCAGTCACACTGGCATTTTCTGCATTCTGCTGTACAGAAGAATTAAGTTGCTCAACGGATGCACTGGTTGACTCAACGCTACTAGATTGCTCAACCGCTCCCTGACTAATCGTTTGTGCCGTCGCGCTTACTTCTTGAGATGCGCTGGCTAAGTTGTCCGCCCCGCTACGCACTGTTTCAATCACACCCTTAATTTGATCTCGCATCATCACGAGTGCTTTACTTAATTGGCCAATCTCATCATTTTGGTCAACTTCAAGGTCAGCGATTAAATTTCCTTTGGCAAGCGCCTGCGCAAAAATCACACCTTTGGTAACCGGTTTAGTAATACTTAATGCAAATAGGTAAGCGATAACAATAATGACGACTAAAAATATTCCTGAAATAATGATGATACTTTGTATTAATGAATTTACAGGCTCCATTACCTCCGCTTCATCAATCTCGGCAATAACCACCCAATGAGTATCTCCCACCTTTAATGGCGCGTATGAAGAGAGAACTGAGTTACCATTATAATCTAAGATTATTTTACTTTCTGAAGCCCCATTTAAGGCCTCTTTTACCGCTTCCGTATCGACACCGTTATTTTTTAAGTTACCAGCAAAAGAGGCAAAAACAGAGTGTTCTTTAGGATCGAGAAATGAATCTGAGCGCATCAGTTTATCGCTACCGACAAGATACGTTTCACCGCTCTCTCCCATACCATCACGTTGGTTCATGATGGTATTAATTGCATCAAGTGATAATTGCAATGCAACAACCATCTCTACTTTGCCATTTTTAATATAGGGTTGCGCAATGAAAGCCGAGGGAGCACCATTGCTAGCTGCATAAGGTTCAAAATCAGCAATTCCATATTCACCTGATTTGATCACTTTTCGCACTAATTTACCTAAGCCCGAGTCTTTATATTTTCCATTTACAATGTTGGTTTGATAATCCGCTTCTTTTGACACACTGTAGAAAACCTGACCATCAGGATGAATCAAAAAGAGATCGTAATAACCATATGCTTCAATATATTTAGTAAAATAATCTTGGTCCTCATTGGCTCCTTTCGCCGCGAGAATCTCCTCTAAACTACCGGATGTGACTGTTGCCCAATTTAAACCATCAATCTTTAAAGGTGCAACAGCAACGAGCTCAACCTCTCCGGAACTACCAATCATAATCTCTACATCTGATTCGCCTGTTAATGCTTTTTTAATCAAATGATTCGATTTTTCTTCTCCAATATTTCCCTTCTTAACAACACGATCACTACGGTAGCTAATCTCATCATTCGATTTACCCACGAGATAAGTCTCAGCCGTAACGCCCATACCAGTGCGTTGTTGGACCACTTTATTGACTGACGTTTTGTCTAGCTGCATCGCAATATAGCCTTCAGAAAAACTCATTGCTCCAATGATAAAAGCGGCTTGTTTTCCACCTGAGGGGGCATAAGATTGGAAATCACCAATCGCGAGCCCAGTGCTGCTATTTGACTTGATATTGCGAAATGCGGCCGCTAATGAACTCTCTTTTACCAAATTGTCATTAAGCACATTTTTACCTAAATCAGATTCCTGTGCTGCACTATAGATAATGTCACCTTCAGGGCTGATTAAAAACAGATCATGCCAACCAGTATCATTCATAATATCTTTGATACGAAAATCGTATTTTTCAACAGCCTGAGTCCACTGATTAGACTCTACACCGTTAAAATAAACCGCATCGATTGCTTGATACATCTCACCAAGAAAAGGGTCATCTTTAGCAATGTGAACACTCGATTCCGTCAATGAAAATAGCTGCTCAATATTTGCTTTTTTGATATTTTGAATCGCTTCTATCTTTGCCTCTTGTGCCGCTAATAAGGCCGATGTTGTCTCTACCAGTACGCCTAAATCCCCTTCTCGCTCTTCAAAAAAACGAGCCAATTGTGATTTTTTTACTATACGCATTGCATCTAGTTGACTAAATGATCCTTTAATTAATGCATCTGAAGCCGTTTGTGCTGAAAAATAAGCCACTATGGCCAAAGGAATTAAACTGATTAATAGCATTAAACCAATTAATTTTATTTTCATGGGTGTATTTTTTAAATTCATAATGACCTTCCAGTCGTTAGTAATAATTAAATAAAGCGGTTAGCAATTATGGACTTGCTTCATGAGGTTTTTTACATCTAAGATAAGCGCAACGTTACCGTCACCTAACACCGTCGCCCCTGTTAACCCTTCTAAGTTTTCAAAAATCTTACCCAATGGTTTAATAACCGTTTGCTGCTCACCATGTAGCTCATCGACGACAAATCCAGCGCGTTCGTCACCAGTACGGACAACGACCAAACTTTGTCGGCTATTTTTAGTTATCTGCTTGTTGGGGTTAAAGTATTCAGCAAGTTTTAGGTAGGGCATTGCCACGCCACGCAGGTTGACGTAGTGCTGGACTTCATCTATTTTCCATTCACTGCTGTTCATCTCTACACATTCTTCCACCATATCCAGAGGAATGATGTAACGTTCCTTATCCGCTTCAACCATAAAACCATCAATAATCGCTAGTGTTAACGGCAAGTGAACGGTAATGGTTGTCCCTTTTCCGTCGATGCTATCGATACTGACATTCCCTCGTAATGCTTCTATATTCCGGCGGACGACATCCATACCCACACCACGACCAGAAAGGTCGCTGGCTTGCTGCTTGGTACTTAAACCTGCTTCAAAAATTAGATTGTAGATCTCTTGATCTGAGAGTTTTGCATCACGGCTTACCAATCCTTTTTCAATCGCTTTGTCGAGTATTTTTTGCTTATTAAGGCCAGCGCCATCATCAATAATTTGAATAACAATATGCCCTGAGTCATGGTAGGCATTGAGTGTGATTTTTCCTTGTGCAGACTTACCTGAGTCAAGCCGTGCTTGTGGCGATTCGATACCATGATCCAACGAATTTCGAATAAGATGTGTAAGGGGATCATTAATTTTTTCAACGACTGTTTTATCTAGTTCAGTTTCACTGCCGCTGATCTCTAGTTCAATTTCTTTGTTCAGTTCTTTACTTACATCACGCACTACGCGTCTAAAGCGAGAAAACGTTTCACCAATTGGGACCATACGTAATGCCAATGCCGTGTCTCGAATATTACCGACTAAAGAAGACATCGTTGCAGACACCTCTTCTGCCTCTTGAATTCCATGTTTTTCAATCATGAGCCCCATGGCGGCACCCGAGATCACAAGCTCGCCAACTAGATTGATAAGTTGCCCAAGCTTCTGTGAGTCAACACGAATAATGCTGGACTCTGACGATAGCTTATTCTTTACTTGTTGTTGCTTAGTCAGTGCTTTCTCAACAACCTCAGCTTGCACTACATTCTGATCAATAAGGATTTCACCAATCGGCTTGCTTTGTGTTGCCTGGTTTTGGGTCTGCATGGCACGAAAAATATCGTTTTCAGTTAAGACACCAACACTCACTAGCATTTCGCCTAACAACGCGGTTTCATCATCACTTAAATCTTCTAACAATGATAAATATTGTTCAATCTGGCTACTTGGGGGCAATATATTAATGTCACAATCATCAGCAGCGAATTCAAACACATCTTCAATCGTTTGCTTAGTTGCATCACTTTTTAGTGCCATCTTAAACTGCAAGTAACAACTTTCCGGGTCAAAATTGTCATCATTAGGAACCGATTGGTTTAGCAAAATAAACGCTTGAATCTCCCCAATAGTACTCAAGTAACGTACAAAAGAGAGAGGGTCAATACCCATACGAAATGCATCTATTTTGAAACATAAACTGATGAGCCAATTACCATTCAAATCGACATCAACTTCACCTAAGTTTTGTAGCACATCCGTAGCACTTTCTTGCAAGACGGTATGATTTCGATTTAATGCAAGTGTTAACGCATCACTCGTAACTTGTAACTCATCGGAAAGTGTATTCTCGGGAAAACTGATGCAATATTTAATGAGATTTTCAGTATGATCTCGACATGCCAATAATACCGAGATAAGTTCATCATCTATTTGTCGCTTTTCTTCACGTACACTGTCTAACACTGTTTCAGCTTCGTGGGCAAAACTCACGACAGGTGTAAATGAAAACAGTCCAGCTGAACCTTTAATCGTATGCATAGCTCTGAAAATAGAGTTGATCACTTCCCTATCATCCGGGTTAACTTCTAATAGAAGCAGTGAGTTTTCCATCTCATCAAGTAACTCTTGTGCTTCTTGAGAAAAGGTAATTAGGACACTTTCCATATCATTCATGATTAATTCCACTCTGCAGAGATGACCACAGGATCAGTAAAAAACTCGGTTAGTTTAAATAATTCAATCACTTCAAATACGGCTTGGCTGTGATGCTGCAATTTAAATTCGGCACCTATTTCTAATGCTTGTTTTTTAAGGAAGATAAGTAGCTGTATACCAGCGCTATCGAGCTCAGATACATCGCTTAAATCGACATGAATGGTATGCCCTGTTTTTAGGTAGGGTAAAAGACTGTTTTTCTGCTCAAGTACCGTATAAATGGTCATTTCATCGCTAATATGTATAACGACTTCTTTATTCTCTGATGTTGAAACAGTGATCGACATGACGCTCTCCCGGTCGTTAAGGCAGCATTAATTTGGCTACGGCATTTAATAAAACAGGGGGTTGGAAAGGCTTCACTAACCACGCTTTTGCACCAGCGGCCCTCCCCTCCTGTTTTTTAGCGTCGGATACTTCTGTGGTGAGCATCATCATCGGGGTAAATTTATAAGAGGGCATTTTCTTTGCTTCTTTGACAAGCGTAATACCATCCATCTGGGGCATATTAACATCGGTAATTATAAGGTTTATTCTCGTTTTACTGGCCTGAAGTTCAACCAATTTGGCTAGCGCATCCTTACCATTTACTGCGGTTACCACTTCAAATCCCGATTTTGTTAAGGTTAGTGTTATCACTTGACGCATAGATGCTGAATCATCAACAACCAGTATTGTTTTTGCCATTTTATCCTCCTACGGATACACCAAGACTAATAAGAAAAATAACTGCCCAGAAGGTGCCAATGTTATTTCATTAAAAGTAATCTTATTAATATCAGTCTATTATTTTGTAAATGCAGACGTTGGCAATTTTATTTTTTAATACAAATCAAAAAACGATCACCGTTAAATATATTGTTTAACCTGTCGAGCTTCTAGAAAAACTCAATACCATCATTATTTTCTTCTAATGAAGGCGCATCACCTGACGTATTGAGATCATGTAAAACTCTTTGCTCTGAGGTGGTATAGCCTTGACTCATCTCTTTCAACCAATTATTTTTATCCATTTTGACAAGTTCAGTCGGACGAGCGAGTAATAAAGAGAAACGGGCAATTTCACCTTTGGTATGTTCGAGTATTTGCCCCACACGGTCTTGAAATTGTAACGAAACTAAAATATCGTTGATCTCAGTCGTTATTTCTTCACCATGATTTTTTAATAACTCCGATGAATTAGAAAATTGGTTAATTAGCAGATTTAACCTTAAGACAACATCTTGAATAAGCTGTTGTGATGCGTTCGATTTTAATTCCTCCTCTTTAAGTTGCCTTTCAGTATTCTGAACCGCAGTACTCATCGCACAACAAATACCATCGACTTTGTCCGTCATATTTTGCCCTGTATCATTTGACCGTTTTGATAATGATCGGACTTCATCAGCCACAACAGCAAAACCCCGACCACTATCGCCGGCTCGAGCCGCTTCAATTGCCGCATTTAGCGCCAATAAATTCGTTTGTCCGGCAATGCCTTGCACATCAATTGCCATGGTTTGCAATTCATCCGCAAAGCTTTGTAACTGTGTTATTTCACTCAGCAGTTGTACTTTCGAAGATATAATCATTAGAAAATTACTGTT
It contains:
- a CDS encoding chemotaxis protein CheW, with protein sequence MNSLAISEKGAVDSGIGEAPSSGQYLTFSVSGDDLGVDIGDVKEIIEITNITRVPMTPDYIRGVINLRGNVVPVVDLSARLGHGVNEISKRSCIILVEVSCGDEKQSLGMLVDQVQEIINIPIENRQPAPTFGTDVRVEFIQAMGRIEDKFVILLDITRVLSVEELAELSESARSSESLLLTE
- a CDS encoding PhzF family phenazine biosynthesis protein; this encodes MKCKLVDVFAHKKLTGNGLTIFYDFDSLTKHEMLVLTREMKQFESIFLSKRAKDGSFRAHIFTVDEELDFAGHPLIGLGAHLHEEYGTNNLHTWDIELNQQHVELTSKPYADYYQVTMDQGKPFFIQEYRNDELDEIITAMSLRQADIAPYPLEVISTGLPYLVVPIVRGIEDARIVVNNFEALLEKHGAKFAYILDINNFEGRTWDNQGNVEDIATGSAAGPSAAFLFKHKLVSGKQSFTLSQGRFLERPSKIGINLIIDSDTISNILVHGQVCKIANIEFV
- a CDS encoding AraC family transcriptional regulator, which translates into the protein MADNLESFAIQKVRNSQRSVDRRTGDPLGDIFHLLKMNSVFYTRSELTAPWGMEMPAIDQSLMFHIVVHGHCYVEVEGEKTSLSEGDFVMVPHGLGHCIFDHATSCRVPLLELPIESLSDHYEVLSYGGKGEQTVLICGAVSFDHPIACRLLALMPHFIKIDTGQSDYHHVIHSTMSMLAEEAKHANVGGEAVITRLADILVIQSIRAWLALFESDQNSWLAALRDKRLSKAMLGIHHQPEVNWTVESLANEAGMSRTTFAEHFKRMVGDSPLNYLTQYRMTLASRRLIGSRESVLDIALSLGYQSEAAFSRAYKKQIGVPPSTTRKCGKP
- a CDS encoding NAD(P)H-binding protein; translation: MNESNAPILVIGGTGKTGKRVVQGLHEKRLNVRVGSRSGHPAFDWDDTETWEAALHGVKAVYLTYFPDLAVSQAPSAIRRFCKIAKSAGTEHIVLLSGRGEPAAQHCEQIVQDSGMDWTIIRASWFNQNFNEGAFNSMVEAGVMALPIDNIGEPFIDANDIADVALSALTDPKHRGQLYEVTGPRLLTFADVADELTQATGKKVRFLAISTETFTEQLTLQQVPKETIGMLLFLFKEVLDGRNATVCDGVERALGRPATDFSVYAANLPKTGHI
- a CDS encoding anthrone oxygenase family protein; amino-acid sequence: MSHHLVIALYIFSAVSTGLLAGIYFIFSNTVMPALAGMATTSAAEVMQRINRLILNPPFLVLFMGSAFTSLLLIGLSLFGLGLPDSTLGIFAAGLTMTTFFSTIGGNVPLNNLLEGTSLHSISLDKTWLHYLSKWIKWNHLRALLSSIATILYSLELARLAF
- a CDS encoding chemotaxis protein CheD; the protein is MNHFLLAYRHNQFQHVVINSQAGRYGIHAMELLINGMLMKGAEKKHLKAKCFGGGDVLQFKEEGSGIKSVGAVNVEFIHEFLLCENIPLVSSSLGGKHGMNIHFFGDDYAVYMKKITYLSELALQKEEEDYWHKSISEHEQESQQLAHHKCEFWT
- a CDS encoding CheR family methyltransferase, which gives rise to MAEFELFRQFIHQHAGIALSPEKKVMVGSRLLSRVNYYNFDSYQQYFQLATHPENTEELLLLVDILTTNETYFFREPKHFEYFNNEILTDWKKGHFRVWSAASSSGEEAYSLAMLLAEQSAGKSWDILGTDLNRKVLSKASKGVYFMERLELLESYLMKKYCLKGVRTQQGQFCINAALRNKVSFHRLNLMQNIPQKVGKFDVIFLRNVLIYFDNKTKKEVVERLIHNLKPGGHFFISHSETLTRVTDKLEMIQPSIYIKK
- a CDS encoding protein-glutamate methylesterase/protein-glutamine glutaminase, with the translated sequence MDNINIFIIDDSAVVRQVLTHVLTNINGFNVIGSASDPIFAQKKLPLHWPDVIVLDIEMPRMDGITFLKKLMHERPTPVVICSTLTTKGASVVMDAMSAGAVDIITKPTVNLKGFLEDSAILMRDAIQGAAQANIGRIESNYSAVQLVSAPLHETTDRVVAIGASTGGTQAIEHVVTRLPKTSPGIVIVQHMPEAFTASFAQRLNSLCQVTVCEAKNNDRVIPGLVLIAPGGKHLLLRRNGAQYRVEVKGGPLVSRHRPSVNVLFRSVATAAGRNATGIIMTGMGDDGAKGLKELRDAGGYTAAQDEQSSIVYGMPKEAIKLGAAEQEIGLDKIAGFIVNPHMGISM